The proteins below come from a single Geitlerinema sp. PCC 9228 genomic window:
- a CDS encoding isoprenyl transferase: MTAKPTVLHELPADLDREKLPQHVAVIMDGNGRWARNQGLPRIVGHQHGVDVLKDLLRCCRDWGIQALTVYAFSTENWKRPLSEVEFLMTLFERVLRRELDEMVAEDVRIQFVGNLQALPRSLQEEIDRAMAATRDNRGIRFNVATNYGGRQEILQACRALARQVQHGQIQPEEIDENLFSRHLYTSNLEDPDLFIRTSGEMRLSNFLLWQLAYTEIYVTDTLWPDFNRQEFYRAIYNYQQRHRRFGKV; encoded by the coding sequence ATGACTGCTAAGCCAACTGTGTTACACGAGCTACCTGCCGATTTGGACCGGGAAAAACTGCCCCAACATGTGGCGGTAATTATGGATGGGAACGGACGCTGGGCACGCAACCAGGGATTGCCCAGAATTGTGGGGCACCAGCACGGCGTCGATGTGTTAAAAGATCTGTTGCGCTGCTGTCGGGATTGGGGCATTCAAGCCTTGACGGTGTATGCTTTTTCCACGGAAAACTGGAAGCGTCCCCTCTCGGAGGTGGAATTTTTAATGACCTTGTTCGAGCGGGTGCTGCGGCGCGAATTGGATGAGATGGTTGCAGAAGATGTGCGCATCCAGTTTGTGGGCAATTTGCAGGCGCTGCCGCGATCGCTGCAGGAGGAAATCGACCGAGCCATGGCCGCCACCCGCGACAACCGGGGGATTCGATTCAACGTTGCTACCAATTACGGCGGACGTCAGGAAATTTTACAGGCTTGCCGTGCCCTTGCCCGGCAGGTACAGCACGGACAGATCCAACCGGAAGAAATTGACGAGAATCTATTTTCTCGCCACCTTTATACGTCCAATCTGGAAGACCCGGATTTGTTTATCCGCACCAGTGGTGAAATGCGCCTGAGCAATTTTTTGCTGTGGCAGCTGGCCTATACGGAAATTTACGTCACGGATACGTTATGGCCCGACTTCAACCGCCAAGAGTTTTATCGGGCCATTTACAACTACCAACAACGCCACCGTCGTTTTGGCAAGGTCTAG
- a CDS encoding DUF2499 domain-containing protein — protein MNALSIPTWIIHVSSVIEWMAAIWMVWLYADISGEKTWRWLSAAMFPALVSAMCACTWHFFDNSPSLAWLVNLQATMTVVGNTTLCIAAWLIWRTSNQRSRQRSQSRN, from the coding sequence ATGAACGCACTTTCCATTCCCACTTGGATTATTCACGTCTCCAGCGTCATTGAATGGATGGCCGCCATTTGGATGGTGTGGCTGTATGCCGATATTAGCGGCGAGAAAACCTGGCGATGGCTGTCAGCAGCCATGTTTCCTGCCTTGGTGAGTGCCATGTGTGCCTGTACTTGGCACTTTTTCGACAATTCTCCCTCCCTTGCTTGGTTGGTAAACCTGCAAGCCACTATGACTGTAGTGGGTAATACCACCCTGTGCATCGCTGCTTGGTTGATTTGGCGAACCAGCAACCAACGTTCTCGGCAACGTTCCCAAAGTCGTAACTAG
- a CDS encoding DUF3143 domain-containing protein — protein sequence MSLPPADTPLYNHPLPDIETWLRELGCQQDENQLHCWYLERPEWKAELALEIDQIAVRYLKAGDGARDVRRTFKYSLSRQDIEEAVFAGP from the coding sequence ATGAGTTTACCACCTGCCGATACACCCCTGTACAACCATCCCTTACCGGATATTGAAACCTGGCTGCGGGAGTTGGGATGCCAGCAAGACGAGAATCAACTGCATTGCTGGTATTTAGAACGTCCGGAATGGAAAGCCGAACTGGCCCTGGAGATCGATCAAATCGCCGTCCGCTATCTGAAAGCTGGCGACGGCGCGCGCGACGTTCGACGCACCTTTAAATATTCCCTGTCTCGTCAGGACATAGAAGAAGCCGTCTTTGCCGGTCCCTAG
- a CDS encoding DUF3593 domain-containing protein produces MFSKDNLFAISLFPYLGFLWFLTRSGQTPRLALVGFYMTLVFVAVTIPAGIYAKMQYGKALANVDWLHGSAEVFLTLANILIVLGFRQAVLEARRSK; encoded by the coding sequence ATGTTTTCTAAAGATAATCTATTTGCAATTTCCTTGTTTCCCTACCTAGGATTTTTGTGGTTTTTGACCCGTTCCGGCCAAACACCTAGATTGGCATTGGTGGGATTTTATATGACCTTGGTGTTTGTCGCCGTCACCATTCCCGCCGGCATCTACGCCAAAATGCAATACGGAAAAGCCTTGGCTAATGTAGACTGGTTACATGGTAGCGCCGAGGTGTTTTTAACCCTGGCGAACATCTTAATTGTTTTGGGATTTCGCCAAGCGGTTTTGGAGGCTCGGCGTAGTAAATAA
- a CDS encoding DALR anticodon-binding domain-containing protein — protein sequence MFSLKSWLQNYLHQKASEAISQWQSRKQNLSISPAEIPLQQVKQFHQTIYLSAIAFSLGKLSPLPPPEIAQKLAARIAASHCSNWLQVEVVSSGLLSIVVGDEAIAEWLQQLTQDGFLSSGKTPMPSPRKNQPSAADIFFLQYSHARCCSLIRLAHREAIITLKNPHPSVNPFLWQVRSPHPFPWLNPHQMLQLTLPAEKQALFYLVATTDAANCTERHPPPWHKLVGNLSEAFCRFHSQCRIFDETRTDNLYLAQARIGLVIAIHRLLHLFLGAYLHSETPLEL from the coding sequence TTGTTTTCCCTGAAATCTTGGTTGCAAAACTACCTACACCAAAAAGCCAGTGAAGCGATTTCCCAATGGCAGAGTCGAAAGCAAAATCTATCGATTTCACCAGCGGAAATTCCCCTACAGCAGGTCAAACAGTTCCATCAGACCATCTACCTAAGTGCGATCGCGTTTTCCCTAGGGAAATTGTCCCCCCTTCCACCGCCAGAAATCGCCCAAAAATTGGCGGCACGGATAGCTGCTTCCCATTGTAGCAACTGGTTGCAGGTGGAGGTGGTTTCATCGGGATTATTGAGTATTGTCGTTGGCGATGAAGCCATAGCAGAGTGGCTGCAGCAACTAACTCAGGATGGTTTTCTGTCAAGCGGTAAAACACCAATGCCATCCCCGAGGAAAAACCAACCATCCGCCGCAGATATCTTTTTTCTCCAATACAGCCATGCTCGTTGTTGCTCTCTCATCCGTCTTGCCCATCGGGAAGCGATTATTACCCTAAAAAATCCCCATCCCAGTGTCAATCCTTTTCTATGGCAAGTACGATCTCCCCACCCCTTTCCCTGGCTGAATCCCCATCAAATGCTACAACTAACCCTGCCAGCTGAAAAACAAGCTCTCTTTTACCTTGTCGCCACCACCGATGCTGCGAACTGTACGGAGCGACATCCCCCGCCGTGGCATAAGCTGGTCGGCAATTTGAGCGAGGCATTTTGCCGGTTCCACAGCCAATGTCGCATTTTTGACGAAACGCGCACAGATAATTTATATTTAGCGCAAGCTAGAATTGGATTAGTTATTGCAATTCATCGGTTGCTACATCTTTTTTTGGGGGCGTATTTGCACTCAGAAACGCCTCTGGAACTCTAG
- the cdaA gene encoding diadenylate cyclase CdaA — protein MGYFGTLWTPYGIPNQYLLLAASIIEPSSIWEFWQQWLQHPIDLFLVFALSYLMLAIIGERRTLWMVRGFIILVFFWILCTQLQLVLMSFVLEKLVTGAAVAMAVLLQSEFRRFLEQLGQGKVLQLFQSSAPVPKVNSVIDEIVEAIKELSQNRTGALLILETGDPLDERDFSVPGVKINAEISKELLQSLFQTTTLLHDGAVLIREARIAAAGVILPISERATSRRLGTRHRAAMGITERVDNCLCVVVSEETGSISVAERGRLNRPLTSSKLRDILKERFSPSANREAVAPNLRNLRSLGLQLTARGKALGSRLLRLRSSASREKK, from the coding sequence ATGGGATATTTTGGGACGCTATGGACGCCTTATGGAATACCGAACCAATATTTGCTGCTGGCGGCGAGCATTATCGAACCGTCCTCCATCTGGGAATTTTGGCAACAGTGGCTGCAACACCCCATCGATCTTTTTTTGGTGTTTGCCCTGAGCTATCTGATGCTGGCCATTATCGGCGAGCGTCGAACCTTATGGATGGTGCGCGGCTTTATTATCCTGGTGTTTTTCTGGATATTATGCACGCAGTTGCAATTGGTTTTGATGAGTTTCGTCTTGGAAAAACTCGTCACTGGCGCGGCGGTGGCCATGGCCGTGCTGTTGCAATCGGAATTTCGCCGGTTTCTCGAACAGCTGGGACAGGGCAAGGTTCTCCAACTTTTTCAATCTTCCGCACCAGTTCCCAAAGTCAATAGCGTCATTGACGAAATTGTCGAAGCGATCAAAGAACTCTCACAAAATCGTACTGGGGCTTTGCTGATTCTCGAAACGGGGGACCCCCTCGACGAGCGGGATTTTTCTGTTCCAGGGGTCAAAATCAACGCCGAAATTTCTAAGGAATTGTTGCAAAGCCTGTTTCAAACCACAACCCTTTTGCACGATGGGGCGGTCTTAATTCGGGAAGCCCGGATTGCTGCGGCGGGGGTCATTTTGCCCATTTCCGAACGGGCCACCAGCCGGCGGTTGGGAACGCGCCATCGCGCGGCCATGGGTATTACCGAACGGGTCGATAACTGCTTGTGTGTGGTAGTCTCGGAAGAGACTGGATCGATATCGGTAGCCGAGCGAGGTCGCCTAAACCGCCCCCTGACCAGCAGTAAGTTGAGGGATATCTTAAAGGAACGATTCTCACCATCTGCGAACCGCGAAGCCGTGGCACCCAATTTACGCAATTTACGCAGCTTAGGACTTCAACTTACCGCGCGCGGTAAGGCACTAGGGTCTCGCTTGCTACGTCTACGTTCATCGGCTTCTCGGGAGAAAAAATGA
- the rimI gene encoding ribosomal protein S18-alanine N-acetyltransferase: MSYNRFVYLTSVQLAAVAFLEIKPASPEDLPAIVTLDRLCWGKFWSRSGYQQELESPASDFLVLTPTSPQVSSPGVVGMGCLWSVAEEAHVILLAVHPQYRRMGGGQVLLYGLLLAAHQRGLQWATLEVRSSNRAAIALYQKFGFEILGRRRRYYEDGEDALVLWRPGLQAENFKEDLTIWQKLVSDRALSCQLGPNDSK, translated from the coding sequence ATGTCTTACAATCGGTTTGTCTATTTAACCAGTGTACAATTAGCAGCTGTGGCTTTTTTAGAAATCAAACCAGCTTCCCCCGAAGATCTACCCGCCATCGTCACCCTGGACCGACTGTGTTGGGGGAAGTTTTGGAGTCGCTCTGGCTACCAACAGGAATTGGAAAGTCCGGCAAGCGATTTTTTGGTTCTGACGCCAACTTCTCCCCAGGTTTCTTCGCCAGGGGTGGTGGGGATGGGCTGTTTGTGGTCCGTTGCCGAAGAAGCCCACGTGATTCTGCTAGCGGTGCATCCCCAATACCGCCGTATGGGAGGCGGCCAAGTTTTGCTGTACGGTTTGTTGCTCGCAGCACACCAACGGGGCTTGCAATGGGCTACCCTAGAAGTACGTTCCTCCAATCGGGCGGCGATCGCGCTGTACCAGAAATTTGGTTTTGAAATTTTGGGTAGGCGGCGGCGCTATTATGAAGATGGGGAAGATGCTTTGGTGCTTTGGCGTCCGGGGCTGCAAGCAGAAAACTTTAAGGAAGATTTAACAATTTGGCAAAAATTGGTAAGCGATCGCGCCTTAAGTTGCCAATTGGGACCAAACGATTCAAAATGA
- the corA gene encoding magnesium/cobalt transporter CorA, translating into MYFSDKQDTFSETEPTEQTEKEEKEEKEENYFDFFYDQPGSIPGTLSIEADAAPPKMLLLEYDAQRLNRRRIETPEECQSYLESDAVTWLDVAGLGSEAILKRLGEVFQLHPLVLEDIVNVPQRPKVEVYEDRILIIAWMVMLNPEERGFFTEQVSFVVDSNYLLTVQEEPEYDCFAPVRDRIRSNKANLRKQGTDFLTYALLDAVIDGFFPVLEEYGEYIEELEEEVVNQPSQQTLEKIYQIRRELIALRRAIWPQRHAINKLIQSSQQDNRDLLSKEVQIYLRDCYDHAIQVLDLVEAYRELTSGLMDVYLSAISNKTNEIMKILAVVSTIFIPLTFVAGIYGMNFNPDASPWNMPELNWYWGYPTVLGVMAAIAGGMIYFFYRLGWFGEIDSTRQKEKLRK; encoded by the coding sequence ATGTATTTTTCAGACAAACAAGATACATTCAGCGAAACCGAACCAACAGAACAAACTGAAAAAGAAGAGAAAGAAGAAAAAGAAGAAAACTATTTTGATTTTTTCTACGACCAACCGGGTAGCATCCCAGGAACCCTGAGCATCGAAGCCGATGCCGCCCCACCGAAAATGCTTTTGCTGGAATACGATGCCCAACGCCTCAATCGCCGACGCATTGAAACTCCAGAAGAATGCCAGTCCTATTTAGAATCCGATGCGGTTACTTGGTTGGATGTGGCTGGCTTGGGCAGTGAAGCCATTTTAAAACGTTTGGGAGAAGTTTTTCAGTTGCATCCTTTGGTGTTGGAAGATATTGTCAATGTTCCCCAACGACCCAAAGTAGAAGTTTACGAAGATCGGATTTTAATTATTGCCTGGATGGTGATGCTCAATCCCGAAGAACGGGGATTTTTTACCGAACAAGTTAGTTTTGTGGTAGACAGCAACTATTTGCTTACCGTTCAGGAAGAACCTGAATACGATTGTTTTGCACCAGTACGCGATCGCATTCGCAGTAACAAAGCCAACTTGCGGAAACAGGGAACCGATTTTTTAACCTACGCTTTGCTAGATGCGGTGATTGACGGCTTCTTTCCTGTTTTAGAAGAATACGGAGAATATATCGAAGAATTGGAAGAAGAAGTGGTCAATCAACCCAGCCAGCAAACTTTAGAGAAAATTTATCAAATTCGCCGGGAATTAATTGCCTTGCGTCGCGCTATTTGGCCCCAACGCCATGCCATTAACAAGTTAATTCAATCCAGCCAGCAAGACAATCGCGATTTGCTGTCTAAAGAAGTGCAAATTTACTTGCGCGATTGCTACGACCATGCTATACAGGTGCTAGATTTGGTGGAAGCGTATCGGGAATTAACTTCGGGTTTGATGGATGTCTATTTATCCGCCATTAGCAACAAAACCAACGAAATTATGAAAATTTTGGCGGTGGTTTCCACGATTTTTATTCCGCTAACCTTTGTAGCGGGGATTTATGGCATGAATTTCAACCCCGACGCTTCTCCTTGGAATATGCCGGAGTTAAACTGGTATTGGGGGTATCCCACCGTGTTGGGAGTGATGGCTGCGATCGCTGGGGGGATGATATACTTCTTCTACCGTCTGGGATGGTTTGGCGAGATCGACTCAACTCGTCAAAAAGAAAAGTTGAGAAAATAA
- a CDS encoding ATP-dependent Clp protease ATP-binding subunit — protein MFERFTEKAIKVIMLAQEEARRLGHNFVGTEQILLGLIGEGTGVAAKVLKSMGVNLKDARIEVEKIIGRGSGFVAVEIPFTPRAKRVLELSLEEARQLGHNYIGTEHLLLGLIREGEGVAARVLENLGVDLSKVRTQVIRMLGETAEVSSSAPQGRTKTPTLDEFGSNLTQMAAEGKLDPVVGRQKEIERVIQILGRRTKNNPVLIGEPGVGKTAIAEGLAQRIANKDVPDILEDKRVVTLDIGLLVAGTKYRGEFEERLKKIMDEIRSAGNVILTIDEVHTLIGAGAAEGAIDAANILKPALARGELQCIGATTLDEYRKHIERDAALERRFQPVMVGEPTVEETIEILYGLRERYEQHHKLSITDAALEAAATLSDRYISDRYLPDKAIDLIDEASSRVRLLESQLPPAAKELDQELRQVMRDKDDAVRSQDFDRAGELRDREMEIKSQIRSIAQSRKAEGNEDREAPKVDTEEIAHIVASWTGVPVNKLTETESEKLLNMEDTLHERLIGQEEAVKAVSRALRRARVGLKNPNRPIASFVFSGPTGVGKTELTKALASYFFGSEDAMIRLDMSEFMERHTVSKLIGSPPGYVGYNEGGQLTESVRRRPYTVVLFDEIEKAHPDVFNMLLQILEDGRLTDAKGRTVSFKNTLLIMTSNIGSKVIEKGGGGLGFEFEENAADAQYNRIRSLVNEEMKQYFRPEFLNRLDEIIVFRQLNKEEVKEISEIMLREVFSRLTEQGIELQVTDSFKERLVDEGYSETYGARPLRRAIMRLLEDALAEEILSGRIKEGDTAVVDINSEDGQVKITPADNPEDQQELLPQGADS, from the coding sequence ATGTTTGAACGCTTTACAGAAAAAGCAATTAAAGTAATTATGCTCGCCCAGGAAGAAGCACGTCGTCTGGGCCATAACTTTGTGGGAACGGAGCAAATTCTCCTGGGACTAATTGGAGAGGGAACCGGCGTCGCCGCCAAAGTCTTAAAATCGATGGGGGTGAACCTCAAAGACGCCCGCATTGAAGTGGAAAAAATCATTGGTCGCGGTTCCGGATTTGTCGCCGTAGAAATTCCGTTTACCCCAAGGGCAAAAAGAGTTTTAGAACTATCTTTAGAAGAAGCGCGCCAGTTAGGACACAACTATATTGGCACCGAACATCTTCTTTTGGGTCTGATTCGCGAAGGGGAAGGCGTTGCTGCCCGCGTCCTAGAAAACTTGGGCGTAGACTTGTCTAAAGTACGCACGCAAGTGATCCGCATGCTCGGTGAAACCGCGGAGGTTTCCAGCAGTGCCCCCCAAGGACGCACCAAAACCCCAACCCTCGACGAGTTTGGCTCCAACCTGACCCAAATGGCCGCCGAAGGCAAGCTCGATCCGGTGGTAGGACGCCAAAAAGAAATCGAACGGGTGATCCAAATTTTGGGAAGGCGCACCAAAAACAATCCCGTGTTGATTGGCGAACCTGGTGTCGGGAAAACCGCGATCGCGGAAGGACTCGCCCAGCGCATTGCCAACAAAGATGTGCCCGATATTCTCGAAGACAAACGGGTCGTCACCCTCGATATTGGCTTGTTGGTCGCCGGTACCAAGTATCGGGGCGAATTTGAAGAGCGGTTGAAGAAAATCATGGACGAAATCCGCTCCGCCGGCAACGTCATCTTGACCATCGACGAGGTACATACCCTCATTGGTGCTGGCGCTGCGGAAGGAGCCATCGATGCCGCCAACATTTTGAAACCAGCCCTCGCTCGCGGCGAACTGCAGTGCATCGGTGCCACCACCCTCGACGAATACCGCAAGCACATCGAACGGGATGCTGCCTTGGAACGTCGCTTCCAGCCAGTCATGGTCGGCGAACCGACCGTGGAAGAAACCATTGAAATTCTCTACGGTCTGCGGGAACGCTACGAACAACACCACAAGCTCAGCATCACCGATGCAGCACTAGAAGCAGCAGCTACGCTCTCCGACCGCTACATCAGCGATCGCTACCTGCCCGACAAAGCCATCGACCTCATCGACGAAGCCAGTTCCCGGGTACGCCTGCTCGAATCCCAACTGCCTCCCGCTGCCAAAGAACTTGACCAAGAACTGCGGCAAGTGATGCGGGATAAAGACGACGCCGTGCGATCGCAAGATTTCGACCGTGCTGGCGAACTGCGCGATCGGGAAATGGAAATCAAATCCCAAATCCGCTCCATCGCCCAAAGTCGCAAAGCCGAAGGCAACGAAGACCGGGAAGCCCCCAAAGTAGACACTGAAGAAATTGCCCACATCGTCGCCAGCTGGACCGGCGTTCCCGTGAACAAGCTCACGGAAACCGAATCCGAAAAACTGCTCAACATGGAAGACACCCTACACGAGCGGTTGATCGGACAGGAAGAAGCCGTCAAAGCCGTTTCCCGGGCCTTACGTCGCGCCCGCGTCGGCTTGAAGAACCCCAACCGACCCATTGCTAGCTTTGTCTTCTCCGGTCCCACCGGCGTCGGCAAAACCGAGCTCACCAAAGCCCTGGCTTCCTACTTCTTCGGTTCCGAAGATGCCATGATTCGGCTGGACATGTCCGAATTCATGGAACGCCATACCGTCTCCAAGCTCATTGGGTCGCCACCGGGATACGTCGGCTACAACGAAGGCGGTCAGCTCACCGAATCGGTCCGCCGCCGTCCTTACACCGTGGTCTTGTTCGACGAAATCGAAAAGGCCCACCCCGACGTCTTCAACATGCTGCTGCAAATTTTAGAAGACGGTCGCCTCACCGATGCCAAAGGTCGCACGGTTTCCTTCAAAAACACCTTGCTAATCATGACCTCCAACATTGGTTCCAAGGTCATCGAAAAAGGTGGCGGCGGTTTGGGCTTCGAGTTCGAGGAAAACGCAGCCGATGCCCAGTACAACCGCATCCGGTCTCTGGTCAACGAAGAAATGAAACAGTACTTCCGACCTGAGTTCCTCAACCGTCTCGACGAAATTATCGTCTTCCGCCAGCTCAACAAAGAGGAAGTCAAAGAGATTTCCGAAATCATGCTGCGGGAAGTCTTCAGCCGCCTCACCGAGCAAGGCATCGAACTGCAAGTCACCGACTCTTTCAAAGAACGTCTGGTGGACGAAGGTTACAGCGAAACCTATGGAGCACGACCCCTACGCCGTGCCATCATGCGTCTGCTAGAAGATGCCTTGGCAGAAGAAATCCTCTCCGGTCGCATCAAAGAAGGCGATACGGCCGTTGTGGATATTAACTCCGAAGACGGTCAGGTGAAAATTACGCCTGCCGACAATCCCGAAGACCAACAGGAACTGCTTCCCCAAGGAGCTGATTCCTAA
- the lysA gene encoding diaminopimelate decarboxylase, which produces MVVSPSAGVDNTARQYLANLPADPNDANAPSVNQNLLPLTAKVNDRDTLEIGGCDVATLVAQFGSPLFILDETSLRTACRQYYQTFQQHYEGPFQILYASKAWSCLAIATIVASEGLGMDVVSAGELHTAVQAGMVPEKIYLHGNNKSQLELEYAIEVGCTIVVDNWWELRTLQELARDRENVPVMLRFTPGIECHTHEYIRTGHIDSKFGFDPDSLDGVLQALQEAPQLRCVGFHAHIGSQIFELQPHQDLTKILVQWYQKAQQAGLPVSEINVGGGLGICHTEAEHPPKIQQWVQVVCEGIQNACREANIDLPKLLCEPGRSLIGTTCVTAYTVGSSKEVPGIRKYIAVDGGMSDNARPITYGSEYRAAIANRMSVPANETVTIAGKHCESGDILIADARLPASEPGDVLVVMGTGAYNYSMASNYNRIPRPAAVLVNNGEANTILQRETYQDLLRQDRLPQRLIAPSQ; this is translated from the coding sequence ATGGTAGTAAGCCCTTCTGCTGGTGTAGACAATACCGCACGTCAGTACCTTGCCAACTTGCCCGCCGATCCCAACGATGCCAACGCGCCTTCGGTTAACCAGAACCTGCTGCCTTTGACAGCGAAGGTTAACGACCGCGATACCTTGGAAATCGGCGGCTGCGATGTAGCTACCCTAGTAGCACAATTCGGTTCGCCTTTATTTATTCTCGACGAAACGTCCTTGCGAACGGCTTGCCGTCAGTACTACCAAACCTTCCAACAACACTATGAGGGTCCATTCCAGATTTTATATGCCTCCAAAGCCTGGAGCTGTTTGGCGATCGCCACGATCGTAGCCAGCGAAGGGTTGGGTATGGATGTGGTCAGTGCCGGCGAACTGCACACCGCCGTTCAAGCTGGCATGGTCCCGGAAAAAATCTACCTGCACGGCAACAACAAATCCCAACTGGAACTGGAATACGCCATTGAAGTAGGTTGCACCATTGTGGTGGATAACTGGTGGGAGTTGCGCACCTTGCAAGAGCTAGCCCGCGATCGCGAAAACGTGCCCGTCATGTTGCGATTCACCCCGGGCATTGAATGCCACACCCACGAGTACATTCGCACCGGTCACATCGATAGTAAATTTGGCTTCGATCCGGATAGCCTCGATGGCGTGTTGCAGGCATTACAAGAAGCGCCACAGCTGCGGTGCGTTGGTTTCCATGCCCATATTGGTTCCCAAATCTTTGAACTGCAACCCCACCAGGACCTAACCAAGATTCTGGTACAGTGGTACCAAAAAGCCCAACAGGCGGGATTGCCAGTCAGCGAAATTAACGTTGGTGGTGGTTTGGGCATTTGCCATACGGAAGCGGAACATCCTCCCAAAATCCAACAGTGGGTGCAGGTAGTTTGCGAAGGCATTCAGAATGCTTGTCGCGAAGCCAACATCGACCTGCCCAAACTTTTGTGCGAACCCGGGCGATCGCTCATTGGCACCACTTGCGTCACCGCCTATACCGTGGGGTCTTCCAAAGAAGTCCCCGGCATTCGCAAGTACATCGCCGTGGATGGAGGCATGTCGGACAACGCCCGTCCGATTACCTACGGTTCCGAATACCGCGCCGCGATCGCCAATCGCATGTCAGTACCTGCGAACGAAACCGTGACCATTGCCGGCAAACACTGCGAATCCGGAGATATTCTCATCGCCGATGCTCGCCTGCCGGCCAGCGAACCTGGAGATGTCCTCGTCGTCATGGGTACGGGTGCCTACAATTACAGCATGGCTTCCAACTACAACCGCATTCCCCGACCGGCAGCGGTACTGGTCAACAATGGCGAAGCCAACACGATTTTGCAGCGGGAAACCTATCAAGATTTGCTGCGCCAGGATCGGTTGCCCCAGCGGTTGATTGCCCCTTCCCAATAA
- the csaB gene encoding polysaccharide pyruvyl transferase CsaB — MVKAVICGYYGKGNAGDEALLASLLQMLPQHVVPLVLSAEPVRTRRRYRVQTCDRMSAWLVWRALRQADALILGGGSLFQDATSWRSPLYYAGIVGLAQGMGLKTIAWGQGIGPLQRRFVRNLTRRAFSRCTAVSVRDVASAELLRQWQVNCTLAPDPVWALQEKPAKHLADLPAPRVAVTLRSHRALTPPRLDTIVKALIAFQKATDTCILLIPFQQSQDRAIAERIQPQLPDSSHIVDWEDPRELKGIYNGVEMVIGMRFHALLMASAAACRCFAISYDPKVTQFMQDFEVPGWELQALPEDAQEMTQAWLEHYANGEALTAAQIEAYRDRCLLHQEFLAEAFRENSY, encoded by the coding sequence ATGGTCAAAGCAGTGATTTGCGGTTATTACGGAAAGGGAAATGCTGGGGATGAGGCTTTGTTGGCGTCTTTGCTGCAAATGCTCCCCCAGCATGTGGTACCGTTGGTTCTATCGGCCGAGCCCGTTCGCACGCGCAGACGCTACCGGGTGCAAACTTGCGATCGCATGTCGGCGTGGTTGGTTTGGCGAGCTTTGCGTCAGGCAGATGCGTTGATTTTGGGTGGCGGCAGTTTGTTCCAAGATGCCACCAGCTGGCGCAGTCCTTTGTATTACGCTGGTATTGTTGGTTTGGCGCAGGGGATGGGATTAAAAACCATTGCTTGGGGGCAAGGGATTGGACCCCTACAGCGTCGCTTCGTACGAAATTTGACCCGGCGCGCCTTTTCTCGGTGTACGGCGGTGAGCGTTCGCGATGTGGCTTCGGCAGAACTGCTGCGGCAATGGCAAGTTAATTGTACTTTGGCACCAGACCCGGTTTGGGCTTTGCAGGAGAAACCAGCCAAGCATTTGGCGGATTTGCCGGCACCGCGGGTGGCAGTGACTCTGCGATCGCATCGAGCGTTAACTCCGCCGCGTCTGGATACAATTGTTAAGGCTTTGATTGCTTTTCAGAAGGCGACGGATACTTGTATTTTATTAATACCGTTCCAACAGTCCCAAGATCGTGCGATCGCAGAACGCATCCAACCGCAACTTCCCGATAGCAGTCATATTGTAGATTGGGAAGACCCGAGAGAACTCAAGGGGATTTACAACGGGGTGGAAATGGTGATTGGTATGCGTTTTCACGCACTTTTAATGGCATCTGCCGCCGCTTGTCGTTGTTTTGCCATTAGCTACGACCCCAAGGTCACCCAATTCATGCAAGACTTTGAAGTGCCGGGGTGGGAATTGCAAGCCTTACCAGAAGATGCCCAGGAAATGACTCAGGCTTGGTTGGAACACTACGCCAATGGGGAAGCTTTGACTGCCGCTCAAATTGAAGCTTACCGCGATCGCTGTTTGTTGCATCAGGAGTTTTTGGCAGAGGCTTTCCGAGAAAATTCTTATTGA